The Actinomyces viscosus genome segment GGGTCGGACCCATGACGGGTCCGACCCTTCTTCTCTGCGCTGCCTTCCCCGTCCGGCCTGACAGTGCGCGACTCAGGTCTGGCGCACGGAGACGAGCAGTCCGTCGCCGACCGGGAGCAGCGTCGTCAGCAGGGCCCGGGAGGCGCGCAGCGCCTTGCCGAGCTCGCGAGCGGCCACCGTGGTGACGTCGCGGCGCGCCGGGTCGGCCACGTGGTCGTTCCACAGGGCCCGGGTGACGGCCAGGACCCCGCCCCGGCGCAGCATCCGCAGCGCGTTGGAGGCCAGGAGGATCGCCTCCTCCGGGGCGACGTCGAGCACCACCATGTCGTAGGAGCGGGCCGCCATCCGGGGCATGACGTCGGAGGCCCGCCCCTGGATGATGCGGGTGCGCGATGAGGGGTAGCCGGCGCCGTCGAAGGCGCGGCGGGCCTCGCGCTGGAGCTCGGGCTCGACGTCGATCGTGGTGAGGACCCCGTCGGAGCCCATGCCGCCGAGCAGCCACAGACCTGAGACGCCGGTGCCGGTGCCCACCTCGGCCACGGACTTGGCGCCCACCGAGGCGGCCAGCATCCGCAGCGCCGCACCGGTCCCCGAGGACACCGGGGTGATGCCGAGCTCGAGCCCGCGTATACGGGCCTGGGCCGTGGCCTCGTCCTCCGCGGTGAAGTCCTCCGTGTAGGACCAGCTCAGCGTCTTGTCCGCACT includes the following:
- a CDS encoding O-methyltransferase, whose amino-acid sequence is MSADKTLSWSYTEDFTAEDEATAQARIRGLELGITPVSSGTGAALRMLAASVGAKSVAEVGTGTGVSGLWLLGGMGSDGVLTTIDVEPELQREARRAFDGAGYPSSRTRIIQGRASDVMPRMAARSYDMVVLDVAPEEAILLASNALRMLRRGGVLAVTRALWNDHVADPARRDVTTVAARELGKALRASRALLTTLLPVGDGLLVSVRQT